A segment of the Candidatus Nanoarchaeia archaeon genome:
TCTTCAGAGGAGGAACCTGATCAATCGTGCCTACAAAAAAGGACATGATCTTCCTCAGTTCAGCCTCTGGAACCTCCTTGTGAAGATGCATGACACAGACATATTCTTTTGGAGCCTTCAGCCACGTCTGCACAATCCGTGTTGCCTTTCCCAAAGCAACCGGAAGGACTCCGGTGACCTTAGGATCCAAAGAGCCCCCATGGCCTGACTTTTTAATGCCAAGAATTCTCTGCACAAAATCCGAAACCTGATGTGATGTCGGCCCTTCAGGCTTGTCAATGTTCACAACACCAAAATCCAAAAGCCTTTGGATGCTCCTCTTTTCAGGAACCTCTCCGAACTCAGCTTTTGTCTCAGATGCTTTTTTCAGGATAACTGCATTTTGCATACTCACAATTCCCCAGCAAATTTCTCAAGGCCGTCTTCAAACTCTGCAGAGTCCTTTGAGATCTCCCTGATTTCTTTTCCAACAGAATAATACCGTACAGGCTTTCCGGTCTTCTTGGCAATCCGTATCTCTGCAAGGACTCCATCGCTTATCCTGCCAAAGACCCACACCTCATCAGCCTTCCGGAGTATGGAGTTGTTGGCATCCCTGACAACATCCCT
Coding sequences within it:
- a CDS encoding DUF4406 domain-containing protein; this translates as MKLVYPAFSKHLFYFRMHISAFVLKKGYAPINPFMNFEYFMLDTVERDVVRDANNSILRKADEVWVFGRISDGVLAEIRIAKKTGKPVRYYSVGKEIREISKDSAEFEDGLEKFAGEL